A region from the Silene latifolia isolate original U9 population chromosome 7, ASM4854445v1, whole genome shotgun sequence genome encodes:
- the LOC141589777 gene encoding uncharacterized protein LOC141589777 yields the protein MKQFLQNNASLLYTILFFLLLLNKTSSLKPQVEALLKWKYTLNPSSSLPSWSLSNTHNLCKWDGVTCNENNNGVLAINLVNFGLTGTLIHLNFTSLTSLSILNLSQNNLSGTIPSSIGNISTLTSLDLSDNILSGKIPYQLSYLLELQYLDLGANYLESSHWSRFSPLPSLTHLSLYLNDLDLEFPSFIPSCGNLTYLDLAQNSLTSLVPFSLFTNLSKLRYLNLTTNYFYGSLPSNISKLTMLEDLRVANNRFNGLIPKNIGLLKGLQILELYNNSFEGNAPPSIGNLKMLRILDLRWNKLNSTIPSELGLCTNLSYLALASNSFTGEIPSSLTNLRLISNIDISNNSLTGTVSSEFFTNWTNLVMLQLQSNHFSGIIPPEVALATNLNTLFLYNNNFSGSIPKQIGKLTALDQLDFSSNLLSGTIPSSIGNMTGLTVLQLFNNSLNGTLPSEIGKLTALTILDLNSNKFVGKLPDTLVDLVNLETLSLFSNSFFGEFPRNFGSKSRSLTNFRVAYNNFSGNLPRKLCKGLSLQEFTVHFNKFTGLVPDCIRNCRGLNRVWLEGNEFSGDFTKAFGAHPNLDFLNLAHNQFSGSLNLDFHNLTRLELEGNKLSGKIPASLGRLTKLVVLNLNSNEFLGEIPSEIGQLQLLEQLSLSKNHLTGNVPKSISQLTNLRDVDLSGNILTGKIPAEVANCTALSSLNLSRNSFSGQIPDELGELAQLRYYLDLSRNALSGTIPESLGSLSLLQLLNLSDNDLSGAIPGTFSEMISLESIDFSYNELNGQVPDIEVFQRAPSKAFIGNSGLCGNVKGLPVCKYKKSRKFSRKSLIESIILCFLIFLASALVGFLYKRGKEVKKAENKKDDTMENPCYYDNFDKLIWGSGKEGLNFRDLVRATEDFDEQYCIGTGGFGTVYKATLPKGRIFAVKSLKKSDSSDMSSIDRKSFENEITTLTQIRHRNIIKLYGSCTKTKIMYLVYEYVEKGSLGRVLYSEEGSLLDWGLRLKIVQGLAYAICYLHHDCSPPIVHRDISINNVLLDSDFEAKLSDFGTAKLLVSGSSNWSTVAGSYGYMAPEIAFTMKITEKSDVYSFGVVALEVMMGKHPREFLSSLYSGTKSAVTHDLYLKDVVDQRLKPPAAKLEANVARVVAMALECTCQVPESRPSMLCVTKTLTKQAPFLESFGSLTIGMLVNLKRKNKSETLEEAHEDIVEVSCR from the exons ATGAAGCAATTTCTACAAAACAATGCTTCCCTACTCTACACAATCTTATTTTTCCTCTTACTCCTAAACAAAACTTCATCACTAAAACCTCAAGTAGAAGCACTCTTGAAATGGAAATACACCCTCAATCCTTCTTCAAGTCTTCCATCATGGTCTCTCTCAAATACTCACAATTTATGCAAATGGGATGGAGTTACTTGTAATGAGAACAACAATGGTGTTCTAGCAATCAACCTTGTTAATTTCGGCCTAACCGGAACCCTAATTCATCTAAACTTCACTTCACTTACCTCACTTAGTATCCTTAATCTAAGCCAAAACAACTTAAGTGGTACAATACCATCTAGTATAGGCAACATCTCTACCTTAACTTCCTTAGACTTGAGTGACAACATTCTCTCAGGGAAAATCCCTTACCAACTAAGCTATCTTCTCGAGTTACAATACTTAGACCTTGGCGCGAACTACTTAGAATCGTCTCATTGGTCGAGGTTTTCTCCCTTACCATCACTCACTCACCTTAGTCTCTACCTCAATGACCTTGATCTAGAGTTTCCAAGTTTCATACCGTCTTGTGGAAACCTTACTTACTTAGACTTGGCTCAAAATTCATTAACTTCCTTAGTACCTTTTTCATTATTTACCAATCTTTCTAAGCTTAGGTATCTCAACCTAACAACAAATTACTTCTATGGTTCTTTGCCATCAAACATATCCAAGCTCACTATGTTAGAGGATCTTCGCGTAGCAAATAATCGATTTAATGGGTTGATCCCCAAAAACATAGGTCTACTAAAAGGCCTTCAAATACTAGAGTTGTATAACAACTCATTTGAAGGGAATGCCCCTCCATCTATAGGGAACCTCAAGATGCTTAGAATACTCGACCTTCGTTGGAACAAGCTGAACTCAACCATTCCTTCTGAGCTTGGCCTATGCACTAACTTATCATATTTGGCCTTGGCTTCAAATTCATTCACCGGGGAAATCCCTTCGTCCTTGACTAATCTTAGGTTGATTTCTAATATAGACATCTCAAATAATTCTCTTACAGGAACCGTCTCTTCCGAGTTTTTCACAAATTGGACTAACTTAGTCATGTTGCAGCTTCAATCCAATCATTTCAGTGGGATTATCCCACCTGAGGTCGCCTTAGCGACAAATCTTAACACCCTTTTCTTGTATAACAACAACTTTTCCGGCTCAATTCCTAAACAGATAGGAAAACTAACAGCTTTGGATCAGTTAGACTTTTCTAGTAATCTACTTTCAGGGACTATTCCCTCATCTATAGGTAATATGACAGGTCTGACTGTCTTACAGCTTTTCAACAACAGTCTCAATGGAACTTTACCATCTGAGATCGGTAAACTGACAGCGCTGACCATTCTCGATCTTAACAGCAATAAATTTGTAGGAAAGTTGCCTGATACCTTAGTTGATCTTGTGAACCTAGAAACCCTGTCTTTGTTTTCCAATAGTTTCTTCGGGGAGTTTCCGAGAAACTTTGGAAGCAAAAGCCGTTCCTTGACAAACTTTCGTGTTGCATATAACAACTTCTCAGGTAATTTGCCAAGAAAGTTGTGCAAAGGGTTAAGTCTTCAAGAGTTTACAGTTCATTTCAACAAGTTTACAGGATTAGTTCCTGACTGCATCAGGAATTGCAGGGGACTAAATAGAGTATGGCTTGAAGGAAACGAGTTCAGTGGCGATTTTACCAAAGCATTTGGAGCTCATCCTAACCTTGATTTTCTTAACCTTGCTCATAATCAGTTTTCAGGATCTCTTAATCTTGATTTCCATAATCTTACCCGGTTAGAGCTCGAGGGAAACAAGCTTTCTGGCAAAATCCCGGCTTCATTAGGGAGACTGACCAAATTGGTAGTTCTAAATCTGAACTCAAATGAATTTCTTGGTGAAATTCCTTCAGAAATTGGACAACTGCAACTTTTGGAACAACTTAGCTTGAGCAAAAACCATTTGACAGGAAATGTTCCGAAAAGTATAAGCCAGTTGACTAATCTTAGGGACGTCGACTTGTCAGGGAACATTTTGACAGGAAAAATTCCTGCTGAGGTAGCAAATTGCACGGCATTATCAAGCTTGAATTTGAGCCGAAATAGTTTTTCTGGCCAAATTCCAGATGAACTCGGGGAACTTGCACAATTACGCTATTACTTAGACCTTAGTCGAAACGCTCTCTCAGGAACCATTCCTGAAAGTCTTGGATCACTGTCCTTACTACAACTTCTGAATTTGTCAGATAATGATCTCTCAGGAGCAATACCCGGGACATTTTCCGAGATGATTAGCTTAGAGAGCATTGATTTCTCTTACAATGAGCTAAATGGGCAAGTTCCTGATATTGAGGTCTTTCAAAGAGCACCCTCAAAAGCATTCATTGGAAACTCGGGTTTGTGTGGAAATGTAAAGGGCTTGCCTGTATGTAAGTACAAGAAATCGCGTAAGTTCAGCAGAAAATCCCTGATAGAAAGCATCATTCTTTGTTTCCTTATTTTTCTTGCAAGTGCTTTGGTAGGGTTCCTCTACAAGAGAGGTAAAGAGGTCAAAAAGGCGGAAAACAAAAAAGACGATACTATGGAAAATCCATGCTACTATGACAACTTTGACAAGCTTATTTGGGGATCAGGAAAGGAGGGATTAAACTTCCGAGACTTGGTTAGAGCCACAGAGGACTTCGATGAGCAGTACTGTATTGGAACCGGAGGTTTTGGGACTGTTTATAAGGCAACTTTGCCAAAAGGTCGGATTTTTGCAGTAAAAAGTCTAAAAAAATCAGACTCCAGTGACATGTCATCAATTGATCGTAAGAGCTTCGAGAATGAGATCACAACACTGACACAAATCAGGCACCGGAATATCATAAAGCTATACGGGTCATGCACCAAGACCAAGATCATGTATCTAGTTTATGAATATGTCGAAAAGGGTAGTCTTGGGAGAGTTTTGTACAGTGAGGAAGGGTCCCTTTTGGACTGGGGTCTCAGGCTGAAAATTGTTCAGGGACTGGCATATGCAATTTGTTACCTGCACCATGACTGTTCTCCGCCAATTGTGCATCGTGACATATCAATCAATAATGTTCTGCTTGACTCGGATTTTGAGGCGAAGCTTTCTGATTTCGGCACTGCTAAGCTGTTGGTCTCTGGTTCATCTAATTGGTCCACAGTTGCTGGGTCTTATGGCTACATGGCTCCAG AGATTGCTTTCACAATGAAGATAACAGAGAAGTCTGATGTGTACAGCTTTGGGGTTGTCGCATTGGAGGTTATGATGGGAAAACACCCAAGAGAGTTTTTATCCTCGCTCTATTCCGGCACTAAATCAGCTGTCACTCATGATTTGTACTTGAAAGATGTAGTAGATCAAAGACTGAAGCCACCAGCTGCAAAATTGGAAGCCAACGTGGCACGAGTAGTTGCAATGGCCTTGGAATGCACCTGTCAAGTACCAGAGTCAAGACCAAGCATGCTCTGTGTTACAAAGACATTGACAAAACAGGCACCTTTTCTGGAGTCCTTTGGTTCACTGACCATTGGAATGCTCGTAAATCTCAAACGAAAGAACAAGTCGGAGACACTGGAAGAAGCACATGAGGATATTGTCGAGGTTTCCTGCAGATAA
- the LOC141591839 gene encoding cellulose synthase A catalytic subunit 4 [UDP-forming]-like, which yields MAGHLHSTDENRPPTRQSLAKICKVCGDGVGVREDGEPFVACYECGFPVCRPCYDYERSEGTQCCPQCNSRYKHHKGSPRVEGDDEEAFDAGDYDDDFKIKNNQHHDTTQSETGDYNHANAPAFSSTARSVTGKDLNGEKDYEAERDAFTNSDQWKERVEKWKTRQEKKGLVNTFEAENDQGEEDDFLIAEARQPLWRKVPISSSKINPYRIVIVMRLVILAFFLRFRILTPATDAYPLWLISVICEIWFAFSWILDQFPKWFPINRETYLDRLSLRFEREGEPNRLAPVDFFVSSVDPLKEPPIITANTVLSILAVDYPVEKVSCYVSDDGASMLLFDALSETAEFARRWVPFCKKYAIEPRAPEFYFSQKMDYLKDKVQATFVKERRAMKREYEEFKVRINALVAKAQKKPEEGWVMQDGSPWPGNNTRDHPGMIQVYLGSEGALDVEGKELPKLVYVSREKRPGYNHHKKAGAMNALVRVSAVLTNAPFLLNLDCDHYVNNSKAVREAMCFLMDPQFGKKLCYVQFPQRFDGIDRHDRYANRNIVFFDINMRGLDGIQGPVYVGTGCVFNRPALYGYDPPASEKRPKMTCDCLPSWCCCCCGQRKKTKSKKKGLKNLLSGLYSKKNKMLNGKKYSRKTPTPIFDLEDIEEGLEGYEELEKSSLMSQKNFEKRFGQSPTFIASTLMEDGGLPEGTNSTALIKEAIHVISIGYEEKTEWGKEIGWIYGSVTEDILTGFKMHCRGWKSVYCMPKRPAFKGSAPINLSDRLHQVLRWALGSVEIFLSRHCPLWYAYGGKLKCLERLAYINTIVYPFTSIPLLAYCTIPAVCLLTGKFIIPTLTNLASIWFLGLFISIIVTGILELRWSNVGIEDWWRNEQFWVIGGVSAHLFAVFQGLLKVLAGVDTNFTVTSKAGDDGEFGELYLFKWTTLLIPPTTLIILNMVGVVAGISDAINNGYNSWGPLFGKLFFSFWVIVHLYPFLKGLMGRQNRTPTIVVLWSVLLASIFSLLWVRIDPFLPKQTGPILKQCGVEC from the exons ATGGCTGGTCATCTCCATAGCACCGACGAG AATCGTCCTCCAACTCGACAATCTCTAGCAAAGATATGCAAGGTTTGTGGGGATGGAGTAGGAGTAAGGGAAGATGGAGAGCCTTTTGTAGCATGCTATGAATGTGGGTTTCCGGTCTGTAGGCCTTGCTATGATTATGAAAGGAGTGAAGGAACTCAATGCTGTCCTCAGTGCAATTCGCGCTACAAGCATCATAAAG GGAGCCCTAGAGTTGAGGGTGACGATGAAGAGGCCTTTGATGCCGgtgattatgatgatgatttcAAGATTAAGAACAACCAACATCATGATACCACACAATCT GAAACTGGGGACTATAATCACGCCAACGCCCCTGCTTTCTCTTCCACCGCTAGAAGTG TTACTGGTAAGGATCTGAATGGGGAGAAGGATTATGAAGCGGAAAGAGACGCATTTACGAACAGTGATCAGTGGAAGGAGAGGGTAGAGAAGTGGAAAACAAGGCAAGAGAAGAAAGGGTTGGTTAACACCTTTGAAGCCGAAAATGATCAGGGCGAAGAAGATGATTTCCT GATTGCAGAAGCAAGGCAACCACTGTGGAGAAAAGTCCCAATCTCATCAAGCAAAATCAATCCATATCGAATTGTAATTGTCATGCGTCTTGTTATCCTCGCCTTTTTCCTCCGGTTTAGAATCTTAACCCCAGCAACTGATGCCTACCCATTGTGGCTCATCTCTGTTATATGTGAGATATGGTTTGCTTTCTCTTGGATTCTCGATCAGTTTCCCAAATGGTTCCCCATCAATCGTGAAACTTACTTGGATCGCTTGTcattgaggtttgaaagagaaGGAGAGCCTAACCGGCTAGCCCCGGTTGACTTCTTTGTCAGTTCAGTGGACCCCCTCAAGGAGCCACCCATTATAACTGCAAACACTGTTTTGTCCATCTTGGCTGTTGATTACCCTGTCGAGAAGGTGAGCTGTTATGTATCAGATGATGGCGCATCTATGCTTCTATTTGATGCACTCTCGGAAACTGCTGAGTTTGCGAGGAGATGGGTCCCGTTCTGCAAAAAGTATGCCATTGAGCCAAGGGCTCCGGAATTTTACTTTAGTCAGAAGATGGATTATCTCAAGGATAAGGTCCAAGCTACATTCGTCAAGGAACGCAGAGCCATGAAA AGAGAGTATGAAGAATTCAAGGTAAGAATAAATGCATTGGTGGCAAAAGCACAGAAGAAACCTGAAGAAGGGTGGGTGATGCAAGATGGAAGTCCTTGGCCGGGAAATAACACCCGCGATCATCCTGGGATGATCCAG GTTTATCTAGGAAGTGAAGGGGCCCTAGATGTGGAGGGTAAGGAGCTGCCAAAGCTGGTTTACGTCTCACGTGAGAAGCGACCTGGATATAACCACCACAAGAAAGCTGGTGCAATGAATGCATTG GTTCGTGTCTCAGCAGTTCTTACGAATGCACCATTCCTGTTAAATCTTGACTGTGATCACTATGTCAACAACAGCAAGGCTGTAAGGGAGGCTATGTGCTTTTTAATGGATCCACAGTTTGGCAAAAAGCTCTGTTATGTCCAGTTTCCTCAGAGATTTGATGGAATTGACAGACATGACAGATATGCTAATCGCAATATTGTTTTCTTCGAT ATCAACATGAGAGGCCTCGATGGGATACAAGGACCGGTATATGTAGGAACAGGATGTGTATTCAACCGCCCGGCTTTGTACGGATATGACCCTCCAGCATCTGAAAAAAGGCCTAAAATGACATGTGATTGCTTGCCTTCTTGGTGCTGTTGTTGCTGTGGTCAGAGGAAGAAAACCAAATCAAAGAAGAAAGGACTTAAAAACTTGCTCAGTGGACTGTACAGCAAGAAGAATAAGATGTTGAACGGGAAGAAGTACTCGAGAAAGACTCCAACTCCTATCTTCGATCTTGAAGACATAGAAGAAGGATTGGAAGGTTACGAGGAATTGGAGAAATCATCTCTAATGTCTCAGAAGAACTTTGAGAAGCGGTTTGGTCAGTCACCGACTTTCATTGCTTCTACCCTTATGGAAGATGGAGGTCTTCCTGAGGGCACAAACTCTACTGCTTTGATTAAGGAAGCCATTCATGTTATTAGCATTGGATACGAAGAAAAAACGGAATGGGGAAAAGAG ATTGGATGGATATATGGTTCAGTGACAGAGGATATCCTGACAGGATTCAAGATGCACTGTAGGGGATGGAAATCAGTGTATTGCATGCCTAAGAGACCGGCTTTCAAGGGATCAGCTCCGATAAATCTGTCAGATCGGTTGCATCAAGTTCTTAGATGGGCTCTTGGATCAGTTGAAATTTTCCTCAGCAGACACTGTCCTTTGTGGTATGCTTATGGAGGGAAGCTCAAGTGCTTAGAAAGGCTTGCTTATATCAACACCATTGTCTACCCTTTTACCTCTATTCCTCTGCTTGCTTACTGTACTATACCAGCTGTCTGTCTTCTCACCGGAAAATTCATCATTCCAACT CTTACAAACTTGGCGAGTATATGGTTCTTGGGTCTTTTTATCTCCATCATAGTCACGGGAATTCTGGAGCTACGATGGAGTAATGTAGGCATTGAGGACTGGTGGAGAAACGAGCAATTTTGGGTGATTGGTGGTGTCTCTGCCCATCTATTCGCAGTTTTCCAAGGCCTACTAAAAGTACTAGCAGGAGTCGACACAAATTTCACTGTCACTTCAAAAGCAGGCGATGATGGCGAGTTTGGAGAACTGTACCTCTTCAAGTGGACTACCCTTCTCATCCCTCCCACAACCTTGATCATACTCAACATGGTCGGAGTTGTGGCGGGTATTTCTGATGCCATTAACAATGGGTACAACTCATGGGGTCCACTGTTTGGGAAGCTCTTCTTCTCCTTTTGGGTGATTGTCCATCTGTACCCTTTCCTGAAGGGTCTGATGGGAAGACAGAACCGGACACCCACCATTGTCGTTCTATGGTCGGTTTTGCTTGCTTCGATATTCTCTCTTTTGTGGGTTCGGATTGATCCTTTCCTTCCTAAGCAAACAGGCCCTATCCTCAAACAATGTGGGGTTGAGTGCTAG
- the LOC141591840 gene encoding protein PHR1-LIKE 1-like, which produces MDGRPALSLQRPSATQFGASGALSSSLPVLSSNFGDKYPKLPDSQQVSMEREFVADPLVFHSNSLPSNSKIMVHKLPCSSGYSTGAPFSSVTLENHSANSSYITPSAHNGSSLALEASDYSDFINSTASSYTRGTHLPWGSDTIPGFSNFPSHPPIQNGHLSINNSCVSNLMTEEELGKRNDWQDWADQLITDNEPLSSNWNQLLLDTNTTDQGPKMSSQLATPSSNLPMKAVQSHHQVSVPSPEVAAVVSPSPSASGSQAKPRMRWTPELHDAFVEAVHKLGGSERATPKGVLKLMKVEGLTIYHVKSHLQKYRTARYRPETLEGSSEKATTALADLSSLDLKAGMDLTEALRMQMEVQKRLHEQLEIQRNLQMRIEEQGKYLQKMFEHQCKSEGQKLPIDSLTTDDPSAVTSPKRDLERQPDGPSTPRETTERAREREEKAHSPVPENLDVCDKDLVPNIRPSKRARDVESDSSSTPIPPID; this is translated from the exons ATGGATGGACGCCCTGCTTTATCTCTTCAGAGACCTAGTGCAACACAGTTTGGTGCTTCTGGAGCTCTGTCTTCATCCTTACCTGTCCTTTCAAGCAACTTCGGTGATAAGTACCCTAAGTTGCCAGATTCTCAGCAGGTCTCAATGGAAAGGGAATTTGTTGCCGATCCATTGGTCTTCCATTCTAATTCATTGCCATCCAATAGTAAAATTATGGTTCATAAGTTGCCATGTTCGTCGGGGTACTCTACCGGTGCTCCTTTCTCTTCTGTCACCCTTGAAAATCATTCAGCGAACTCCTCATATATTACCCCATCAGCACATAACGGATCATCACTAGCTCTAGAGGCTTCCGATTACTCCGATTTCATAAATTCAACAGCTTCAAGTTATACTAGAGGTACCCACCTCCCGTGGGGCTCAGATACAATACCTGGGTTTTCAAATTTTCCGTCTCATCCTCCTATTCAGAATGGCCATCTCTCGATAAACAATAGTTGTGTCAGTAATCTTATGACAGAGGAGGAGCTCGGCAAGCGAAATGATTGGCAGGATTGGGCCGATCAACTAATTACCGACAATGAACCTTTGAGTTCTAACTGGAATCAGCTGCTTCTTGATACAAACACTACTGATCAAGGACCAAAG ATGTCAAGCCAATTAGCTACACCATCTTCGAATTTGCCTATGAAAGCGGTACAAAGTCATCACCAGGTTTCCGTGCCATCACCAGAAGTGGCTGCTGTTGTCAGCCCGTCTCCTTCAGCATCTGGCTCCCAAGCTAAACCACGCATGCGCTGGACCCCAGAACTTCACGATGCCTTTGTGGAGGCAGTCCACAAACTTGGTGGCAGTGAAA GAGCTACTCCAAAGGGTGTATTAAAGCTGATGAAGGTCGAAGGCTTGACAATATATCACGTAAAAAGCCACCTACAG AAATATAGAACAGCAAGATACCGGCCAGAGACTTTGGAAG GATCATCTGAGAAGGCAACAACCGCTCTTGCCGATTTGTCTTCTCTAGACTTGAAAGC GGGCATGGATCTCACAGAAGCCCTGAGAATGCAGATGGAAGTTCAGAAGCGTCTTCATGAGCAGCTTGAG ATTCAAAGAAACCTACAAATGCGGATAGAAGAACAAGGGAAATACCTCCAGAAGATGTTTGAACATCAGTGCAAATCTGAAGGTCAGAAGCTCCCGATTGATTCTTTGACAACCGATGACCCTTCTGCCGTTACATCACCGAAAAGAGATCTTGAAAGACAACCCGATGGTCCCTCAACTCCTAGAGAAACTACTGAGAGGGcgagagaaagagaggaaaaggCACATTCGCCAGTCCCCGAGAATCTAGATGTTTGTGATAAAGACTTAGTCCCCAACATCCGGCCATCAAAGCGGGCGAGAGACGTGGAGTCTGATTCCTCTTCGACACCAATCCCGCCTATAGACTGA